From Mycolicibacterium nivoides, a single genomic window includes:
- a CDS encoding TauD/TfdA dioxygenase family protein: protein MSSLRVVKLGAHIGARVDGIDVNGNLDAATVSAINDALLEHKVIFFRGQNHLDDDGQLAFARLLGTPTGAHPTVTSRGDRILPIDSRYDKANSWHTDVTFVDRIPKASLLRAITLPDYGGTTTWASTEAAYDLLPEPLRALVENLWAVHTNQYDYAADYDGRHEELADGHRQYREEFESVYYETEHPVVRVHPETGKRVLLLGHFIKQFVGLGAAESATLFQLLQNRVIKLENTIRWSWEPGDLAIWDNRATQHYAVADYDDQFRRLSRITLAGDIPVDVHGRRSRSIAGDASRYSEVVTPAALAS from the coding sequence GTGTCCTCTCTGCGTGTAGTGAAGCTCGGTGCCCACATCGGGGCCCGCGTCGACGGAATCGACGTCAACGGCAACCTCGACGCGGCCACGGTGTCCGCGATCAACGATGCCCTCCTTGAGCACAAGGTCATCTTCTTCCGCGGCCAAAACCACCTCGACGACGACGGGCAGCTGGCCTTCGCCCGGTTGCTCGGCACGCCGACGGGAGCGCATCCGACCGTCACCTCGCGGGGGGACCGGATCCTGCCGATCGACTCGCGGTATGACAAGGCCAACAGCTGGCACACCGATGTGACGTTCGTCGACCGCATCCCGAAGGCCTCGTTGCTGCGGGCGATCACACTGCCGGACTACGGCGGCACCACGACGTGGGCCTCGACCGAGGCGGCGTACGACCTGCTGCCCGAGCCGCTGCGGGCGCTGGTCGAGAACCTGTGGGCGGTGCACACCAACCAGTACGACTATGCGGCCGATTACGACGGGCGTCACGAGGAACTCGCCGACGGCCACCGTCAGTACCGCGAAGAGTTCGAGTCCGTGTACTACGAGACCGAGCATCCGGTGGTGCGCGTCCATCCCGAGACCGGTAAGCGGGTATTGCTGCTGGGCCACTTCATCAAGCAGTTCGTCGGCCTCGGCGCCGCCGAATCGGCCACGCTGTTCCAGCTGCTCCAGAACCGGGTCATCAAGCTGGAGAACACCATTCGATGGAGCTGGGAACCCGGCGACCTGGCGATCTGGGACAACCGGGCCACCCAGCACTACGCGGTGGCCGACTACGACGACCAGTTCCGCCGGCTCAGCCGGATCACGCTGGCCGGCGATATCCCGGTCGACGTCCACGGACGGCGCAGCAGGTCGATCGCCGGCGACGCATCGCGATACTCCGAGGTGGTCACGCCTGCCGCGTTGGCGAGCTGA